The nucleotide window CTGTTCAGACCTGTGTTGCCAGATACCGCCAAATGCTGATGGCGGCTTTGATTCCTTCGCCCAGCGCAATAGGCACTTGTTCAATGTAGGTATCCGTCACATCACCCGCGGCAAAGACGCCCGGCACGCTCGCGCGCCCTTGTTTATCCACGATGATATGACCATTCTCGTCGCACTCCACCAAGTCGCGCACCATATCGCTGTTGGGGCGTACACCGAGAATGATAAACACCCCTTCCACATCAAGATGGCGTGCCGCGCCAAGGTTGTTTGCCAGTTCAATCCCTGTGACGAATTGGTCGCCCACAATCCGCTCGACCGTCCAGTGGGTGAAGATGGTGACGTTGGGCAATTTTTGCACGACCGCCGCCAGAGGGTGTTGCGACCATGTGTCATTGCTGGCGATGAGATACACCTTGTGCGCCAGGTGGGCGAGCTCGATGGCGGCGTAGAGCGCCCGCTCGCCCTGCCCCACGACGGCGACATCGCGCCCATGGAAGAAGGGGGCATGGCTAATCGCCGAATACGAAACGCCGCGTCCCCAAAACTCATCTTCGCCGGGCACAAACAGTTTTTGCGGGCTTGCCCCTGTGGCGACCAACACCGCCCGCGCTGTGACCGGCTCGCCTTCGCTGAGGTGCAAGCGAAAGATGGGCGGTACATGTTCCACGCGCTCAACAAAGCGCGGGTCGGAGCGCCCAAGGTGGGCGTTCACATAGGCTTGAAACTGGTGCACCAGTTCAGCCCCCCAGACCGTTTCAACATGCGGGATACCACGCAGTGCAAAACGGTACGAGAGCTTGCCTCCGCTTTCAGGCGCAAACAGCGCCACATTGAAACGCGCGTTGAGCAAGTAAGTGGCGGCGGCTACCCCTGCCGGTCCGCCGCCGATAATCGCGACATCGTGTTGTGCGTTCAACGAACCCTCCGTTTGTGCAATCGGTTGGTGCTTATGCTTCGCCCGTGCCGTGTTTGACAATCAGCACCGGTACAGGCGATTGTTGAATGAGCTTGTGCCCCACACTGCCCAACGCCAATGCCGCCAGTTCGCCAAGCCCGCGGCTCCCAATCACAATCAAATCGGCTTTGTGCGCTTCCGCGGCGCTCAAGAGGGCATTCGCCGCCGGGCCTTCCAGCAAGTCGGTTTCGGCGACAATCCCTTCGGGAAGGGCTTTGACGGTTTCTTCTAAAATTTTCTCGCCATAGGTCAACGCCTTTTCCACAGC belongs to Ardenticatena maritima and includes:
- a CDS encoding NAD(P)/FAD-dependent oxidoreductase, whose amino-acid sequence is MNAQHDVAIIGGGPAGVAAATYLLNARFNVALFAPESGGKLSYRFALRGIPHVETVWGAELVHQFQAYVNAHLGRSDPRFVERVEHVPPIFRLHLSEGEPVTARAVLVATGASPQKLFVPGEDEFWGRGVSYSAISHAPFFHGRDVAVVGQGERALYAAIELAHLAHKVYLIASNDTWSQHPLAAVVQKLPNVTIFTHWTVERIVGDQFVTGIELANNLGAARHLDVEGVFIILGVRPNSDMVRDLVECDENGHIIVDKQGRASVPGVFAAGDVTDTYIEQVPIALGEGIKAAISIWRYLATQV
- a CDS encoding universal stress protein, giving the protein MFKTIIVGVDESDRSRYAAKVAADIAQKYGADLVLVHAYEPVPRYLGNEMFENAVEKALTYGEKILEETVKALPEGIVAETDLLEGPAANALLSAAEAHKADLIVIGSRGLGELAALALGSVGHKLIQQSPVPVLIVKHGTGEA